A region from the Oligoflexus sp. genome encodes:
- a CDS encoding glucose 1-dehydrogenase: MGSLQDKVAIVTGAASGIGRSLAHAMVREGAKVIIADLQEQGGHETQRMIEDRYPGSSVFIKADASRFQDHEFLVKEAEQRFGALHIAVNNAGIAGPMAPTGDYPLEAWEHVVAVNLSGVFYAMRAQIPAMLRAGKGSIVNISSILGRVGFSNAPAYAAAKHGVVGLTETAALEYSSQGLRINVVGPAFIRTPMIAEALTEEALQGIVGLHPIGRLGEPEEVAELVVWLSSDKASFVTGSYYAVDGGYLAR; the protein is encoded by the coding sequence ATGGGCTCACTTCAAGACAAGGTCGCGATCGTCACCGGAGCAGCCTCGGGCATTGGACGTTCCCTGGCGCACGCCATGGTGCGGGAAGGGGCCAAGGTGATCATCGCGGATCTGCAGGAACAGGGCGGTCATGAAACGCAGCGCATGATCGAGGATCGTTATCCGGGTTCGTCCGTTTTTATCAAGGCGGACGCGTCGCGTTTTCAGGATCATGAATTTTTAGTGAAGGAAGCCGAGCAGCGCTTCGGAGCTTTGCATATTGCTGTCAACAACGCCGGCATCGCGGGACCGATGGCGCCGACGGGGGATTACCCGCTGGAAGCTTGGGAGCACGTTGTCGCCGTGAACCTTTCCGGTGTGTTCTACGCAATGCGAGCCCAGATTCCGGCCATGCTGCGCGCGGGCAAAGGCTCGATTGTGAATATCTCATCGATCCTTGGACGCGTGGGTTTCTCGAATGCCCCTGCCTATGCTGCAGCCAAACACGGTGTCGTGGGACTGACGGAAACTGCGGCGCTGGAATATTCCAGTCAGGGTTTGCGGATCAACGTCGTAGGCCCGGCCTTCATTCGCACACCGATGATAGCCGAAGCCTTGACCGAGGAAGCCCTGCAAGGGATCGTGGGTTTGCATCCCATAGGACGTTTGGGGGAACCCGAAGAGGTGGCCGAGCTTGTGGTATGGTTGAGTTCAGATAAAGCCTCTTTCGTTACCGGATCCTACTACGCGGTCGATGGCGGGTATCTGGCTCGATAA